In a genomic window of Blastocatellia bacterium:
- a CDS encoding cytochrome P460 family protein, with translation MRRKTFLLIVVAIVVGVVAYKAPASGQTDGEAAPVFVTEIPAGYRDWRFISVAHEEGNLNSFASVLGNDIAIKAYRKGKLPFPDGAIIAALHYRFVPSAENNKAFGRDQSFVAGAPTNVQFMIKNSKKYAATGGWGFGHFNSDGKPVDDAFMKTCFPCHQKMKESDLVFTRYAP, from the coding sequence ATGAGACGAAAAACTTTCTTGCTTATTGTAGTTGCAATCGTGGTCGGCGTTGTCGCTTACAAGGCCCCCGCGTCTGGACAAACTGATGGGGAGGCCGCACCAGTCTTCGTAACTGAAATCCCCGCCGGATACCGCGACTGGAGGTTCATCTCTGTCGCACACGAGGAAGGCAACCTCAACAGTTTCGCTTCCGTTTTGGGCAACGACATCGCGATCAAGGCCTACCGCAAAGGCAAGCTTCCATTCCCAGACGGCGCCATTATTGCAGCCCTACACTACCGCTTCGTCCCGTCTGCGGAAAACAATAAAGCTTTTGGGCGTGATCAATCGTTCGTCGCCGGGGCGCCGACGAACGTGCAGTTTATGATCAAGAACTCGAAGAAGTATGCCGCTACTGGAGGTTGGGGGTTCGGTCACTTCAACAGCGACGGCAAACCAGTTGACGACGCATTTATGAAGACTTGCTTTCCTTGTCACCAGAAGATGAAAGAGAGCGATCTGGTCTTCACCCGTTACGCGCCTTGA
- a CDS encoding pirin family protein — MSIRPVKRLSKSKPTLEGAGVHLRRAFGFGNTKDFDPFLLLDDFRNDVPEDYLAGFPWHPHRGIETITYVLAGTVEHGDSMGNNGVIGAGDVQWMTAGSGIIHQEMPKGDPAGRMHGFQLWGNLPSALKMTAPRYQEVKAADIPEVTDDDGTHVRVICGSFWGKTGPVNGVAADPIYLDVSVSAGRRKTLPVETARHAFAYVFAGSGKFCNASEPLAVPTEAIKWLDTSPPVEADNRSLILFDRGDEVAVQAGDDGIRFLLVSGKPLEEPVAWYGPIVMNTQEQLRQAFTELQEGTFLKEKRDK; from the coding sequence ATGTCAATCCGACCTGTTAAGCGATTGAGCAAGTCGAAACCGACGCTCGAAGGTGCCGGTGTGCATCTGCGTCGGGCATTCGGTTTTGGCAATACCAAGGACTTTGACCCCTTCCTCTTGCTTGATGATTTCCGCAACGATGTCCCAGAGGACTATCTGGCAGGATTTCCGTGGCACCCGCATCGCGGCATCGAGACCATCACCTATGTGTTGGCGGGAACCGTCGAGCATGGCGATAGCATGGGCAACAATGGAGTCATCGGTGCCGGTGATGTGCAGTGGATGACCGCCGGCAGCGGGATCATTCATCAGGAGATGCCAAAGGGCGATCCGGCGGGGCGGATGCATGGGTTTCAGTTATGGGGCAATCTGCCGTCCGCTCTGAAGATGACTGCCCCGCGTTATCAAGAAGTGAAGGCCGCAGACATTCCAGAGGTCACAGATGACGATGGCACACACGTGCGCGTCATCTGCGGCAGCTTCTGGGGGAAAACCGGCCCTGTCAATGGCGTCGCCGCTGATCCGATTTACCTTGACGTGTCGGTCTCTGCGGGCCGGCGAAAAACGCTTCCCGTTGAGACCGCGCGCCACGCCTTCGCTTATGTTTTTGCCGGCAGCGGAAAATTCTGCAATGCTTCGGAGCCGCTCGCTGTGCCGACCGAGGCAATCAAGTGGCTGGACACTTCTCCTCCCGTAGAGGCGGACAACCGCTCGCTGATCCTCTTTGATCGCGGCGACGAAGTTGCGGTGCAAGCTGGCGATGACGGAATCCGCTTCCTGCTGGTTTCTGGAAAGCCGCTTGAAGAGCCGGTCGCCTGGTACGGCCCGATTGTAATGAACACACAGGAACAACTGCGCCAGGCATTCACCGAATTGCAGGAGGGAACCTTCCTGAAAGAAAAGCGAGATAAATAG
- a CDS encoding glycoside hydrolase family 16 protein — protein sequence MDKLDIIQGRVTGARPGQQIVLYAKAGAWWLQPLSNIPFTKIQADSSWINSTHLGSAYAALLVEPGYQPRTTMSALPEPGGDVAAVVMAEGATSGPSTSPPLSFSGYEWRVRSAPSSRGDTMNLYDPANAWTDADGALHLRVAKQSGKWTCAEVTLTRSLGYGTYSFVVRDTSQFEPAVVLGMYTWDYAGDDQNNREMDIEISRWGDPTSKNAQYNIQPFFVPANVARFTTPSGMLTHSFRWEPGRVAFRTVRGAINDPRSDVVGEHVFTSGVPSPGVASVRMALYVYGKTDNPVQNGAEVVIEKFEYLP from the coding sequence ATGGACAAGCTCGACATTATTCAAGGGCGGGTGACCGGCGCCCGTCCCGGGCAGCAGATCGTCTTATATGCCAAGGCGGGGGCATGGTGGTTACAACCCCTGTCGAACATCCCCTTCACAAAGATTCAGGCAGACTCAAGCTGGATCAACTCAACTCACCTTGGGTCGGCTTATGCGGCGCTGCTAGTCGAGCCAGGGTATCAGCCCCGCACCACGATGAGTGCGCTGCCAGAGCCGGGCGGTGATGTGGCGGCTGTAGTCATGGCGGAAGGCGCAACATCCGGGCCAAGCACCTCTCCTCCGCTTTCCTTCAGCGGCTATGAGTGGCGTGTACGCAGTGCGCCAAGCAGCCGCGGCGATACCATGAATCTCTACGACCCGGCCAATGCTTGGACTGACGCCGACGGGGCGCTGCATCTCCGCGTCGCGAAGCAGAGTGGCAAATGGACGTGCGCGGAGGTGACCCTCACGCGTAGTCTTGGCTACGGCACTTATTCTTTCGTCGTGCGTGATACATCACAATTTGAGCCGGCGGTCGTTTTAGGCATGTACACCTGGGACTACGCCGGCGACGATCAGAACAACCGTGAGATGGATATAGAGATCAGCCGCTGGGGCGATCCGACCAGCAAGAATGCGCAATATAATATCCAGCCTTTTTTTGTGCCGGCTAACGTAGCTCGCTTTACAACGCCCAGCGGAATGCTCACTCATTCATTCCGCTGGGAGCCGGGAAGAGTAGCTTTCAGAACCGTTCGCGGGGCGATAAACGATCCTCGCTCTGATGTCGTCGGCGAACATGTCTTTACGTCGGGCGTTCCTTCTCCCGGTGTGGCATCGGTACGAATGGCGCTTTATGTCTACGGCAAGACCGATAACCCGGTGCAGAATGGCGCCGAGGTGGTCATCGAGAAATTTGAATACCTTCCGTGA
- a CDS encoding response regulator transcription factor: MSDPASIRVFSVDDHPLLREGIAAIINNQPDMQMIAQAATGGEAIQLFRQHQPDVTLLDLRLPDMSGIDVLIALRSEFPQARVVMLTTFEGDVDIRRSLEAGARGYMLKNMPPKDLVEAIRQVHAGKKRIPAEVAAHLTEFFGDDDLTGREIDVLRQVASGNRNREIGEHLFISEETVKVHIKHIMEKLGASDRTQAVAIAVRRGIIQL, from the coding sequence ATGAGTGACCCGGCAAGCATCCGCGTCTTTAGCGTTGACGACCACCCCCTGCTGCGCGAGGGGATTGCCGCCATCATCAACAATCAACCGGATATGCAGATGATCGCTCAGGCGGCCACCGGCGGCGAAGCCATTCAACTGTTCCGACAGCATCAGCCCGACGTGACGCTCCTGGATTTGCGACTCCCCGATATGAGCGGCATTGATGTCTTGATCGCCCTGCGGTCGGAATTCCCCCAGGCGCGCGTCGTCATGCTGACTACATTCGAAGGCGACGTAGACATACGGCGTTCGCTTGAGGCCGGCGCGCGCGGTTATATGCTCAAGAATATGCCGCCGAAAGATCTGGTCGAAGCCATCCGCCAGGTACACGCAGGCAAGAAGCGCATCCCGGCGGAGGTGGCGGCCCACCTGACCGAGTTTTTCGGCGACGATGATTTGACCGGGCGCGAGATAGATGTCCTGCGGCAGGTCGCCAGCGGCAACCGCAATCGCGAGATCGGCGAACATCTCTTCATCTCTGAAGAGACGGTCAAGGTGCACATCAAGCACATCATGGAAAAGCTGGGCGCGAGCGACCGCACCCAGGCGGTGGCCATCGCCGTACGCCGCGGCATCATCCAGTTGTGA
- a CDS encoding two-component regulator propeller domain-containing protein, whose protein sequence is MSDYVRDRWVNEQGFPGGPVYAITQTADGYLWVGTERGLVRFDGLSFRLFDHTNSAALPAGPILDLMADVDGSLWIRPQSRNMLRYQDGVFQDVMADLDPARPGVTAMCRGPRGEALFAVRGSGIFRDDGGRFVKLASTAEHSNWLVISLAEMADGKVWVGTRDAGLFSMSDGQLVALTNGVPDKKINCLLAAGGRELWVATDSGIVRQSGDAPAMVRGTGSLDQTQALAMLSDRQSNIWIGTSNGLLRVNASGAASLEANDRRSTGAVNTIFEDREGNLWVGTTQGLERLRDTAFMTYAVSSDSASQGNGAIYVDGDGRTWFAPSSGGLFWQQGGQTGQVKNAGLDRDEIYSLAGSAGELWVGRRRGGLTRLRYNGSSFTAETYTRAGGLAQDSVYAVHQSRDGSVWAGTVSSGLSRLKDGKFITYTTAQGLPSNSITSILESSDGSMWFGTANGLCWLSHDRWAVYTDLDGLPPGNINCLMEDSSGMIWIGTDNGIAILSDGDIQVPREVPEALHATILGLAEDQNGRLWIATTNHVLRVDRDRILSGVIVETDIREFGLADGLRSVGGVRRHRSVIRDALGRIWLSTGSGLSVVDPRQVADRSTPALVRIEGVTADGSAVDLHGALHISSARQRIIFSYAGLSLTVPDRVRYKFKLDSFDQNWSEPVASREAVYTNLDPGPYRFRVMASNSDGLWNSAESIIQIEIDPVFWQTWWFRLSVLMSIALAVLVFYRLRLHHLAKQLNLRFEERLAERTRVAQDLHDTLLQGFLSASMQLHVAADHLPEGSAAKPLVNRVLDLMRQVIEEGRTALKGLRSSDRGIHDLAQSFSDIQQELALEARIDYRVSVEGRPRPLHPVIRDEVYRIGREAVVNAFRHSRADTIEVVLEYASKQLRMHIRDNGCGIDPQVLNTGREGHWGLSGMRERAEEIGARLRLFSAADAGTEVELLIPGHIAFETLPSDRRRWVARLIALKTRPEKAKAKRQGK, encoded by the coding sequence ATGTCCGACTACGTGCGTGACCGATGGGTCAACGAACAGGGATTTCCGGGCGGGCCTGTCTACGCCATTACGCAAACCGCCGATGGGTATCTCTGGGTCGGCACGGAGAGGGGGCTGGTTCGCTTCGACGGATTAAGCTTCCGCCTGTTCGATCATACGAACTCTGCCGCGCTTCCGGCTGGTCCCATTCTCGACCTGATGGCAGACGTTGACGGAAGCCTCTGGATACGACCGCAGAGCCGGAATATGCTGCGTTACCAAGACGGAGTCTTTCAAGATGTCATGGCTGACCTCGACCCGGCGCGCCCAGGGGTCACGGCAATGTGTAGAGGCCCGCGTGGCGAAGCGCTGTTTGCGGTGCGCGGCTCGGGCATCTTCAGGGATGACGGTGGAAGATTTGTAAAGCTGGCCAGCACGGCTGAACATTCTAACTGGCTGGTCATCTCCCTGGCGGAGATGGCCGATGGCAAAGTCTGGGTAGGAACCAGAGATGCCGGCCTCTTTTCTATGAGCGATGGCCAGCTTGTCGCCTTGACGAATGGGGTGCCTGACAAAAAGATCAATTGTCTTCTGGCGGCTGGGGGTCGTGAATTGTGGGTCGCCACTGACAGTGGCATCGTGCGACAGAGCGGCGACGCGCCGGCGATGGTTCGCGGCACGGGCTCGCTCGATCAAACGCAGGCCCTTGCAATGCTCAGCGACCGCCAGTCGAACATCTGGATCGGCACCAGCAACGGACTGTTGCGGGTCAACGCCAGCGGGGCGGCTTCACTGGAAGCAAACGACCGCCGTTCGACCGGGGCTGTGAACACGATTTTTGAAGACCGCGAAGGCAATCTCTGGGTCGGAACGACGCAAGGTCTTGAGCGCCTGCGTGACACAGCTTTTATGACCTATGCGGTTTCGAGCGACTCTGCGTCACAGGGGAATGGTGCCATTTACGTTGACGGCGATGGCCGCACCTGGTTTGCCCCTTCGAGCGGCGGGCTCTTTTGGCAGCAGGGCGGACAGACGGGACAGGTGAAGAACGCCGGACTTGACCGAGACGAAATCTATTCGCTCGCGGGCAGTGCAGGCGAGTTGTGGGTAGGCCGTCGGCGAGGCGGGCTGACCCGGCTCAGGTACAACGGGAGTTCCTTCACGGCTGAGACCTATACGCGGGCCGGCGGACTCGCTCAAGACAGCGTCTACGCCGTTCATCAGAGTCGCGACGGCAGCGTCTGGGCGGGAACCGTCAGCAGCGGCCTCAGCCGGCTGAAGGACGGCAAATTCATCACCTATACAACCGCACAAGGTCTGCCCTCGAACTCTATAACCTCGATCCTGGAAAGCTCCGACGGGAGCATGTGGTTCGGGACGGCGAACGGATTGTGTTGGTTATCACATGATCGCTGGGCAGTCTATACGGACCTGGATGGCCTGCCACCTGGAAACATCAACTGTCTGATGGAAGATTCCAGCGGCATGATCTGGATCGGCACCGACAACGGGATTGCGATTCTCAGTGACGGCGACATTCAAGTTCCTCGTGAAGTGCCCGAAGCCTTACATGCAACGATATTGGGATTAGCCGAGGATCAGAATGGGCGGCTCTGGATCGCGACGACTAATCATGTATTGCGAGTTGACCGCGACCGGATACTGAGCGGCGTGATCGTCGAAACCGACATACGAGAGTTCGGTCTTGCCGACGGGTTACGCAGTGTCGGAGGAGTAAGGCGCCACCGGTCGGTCATCAGGGACGCGCTCGGACGCATCTGGCTGTCTACCGGAAGCGGGCTTTCGGTCGTTGATCCGCGGCAGGTGGCAGACCGTTCAACCCCCGCTCTGGTCCGCATCGAAGGGGTGACGGCGGATGGCAGCGCCGTTGATCTTCATGGCGCGCTACATATTTCAAGCGCCCGCCAAAGGATCATCTTCAGCTATGCGGGCCTGAGCCTCACGGTGCCTGATCGCGTCAGGTACAAGTTTAAGCTGGATAGCTTCGATCAAAACTGGAGCGAGCCGGTCGCCAGCCGCGAGGCCGTCTACACGAACCTCGACCCCGGCCCCTATCGCTTTCGGGTCATGGCAAGCAACAGCGACGGACTCTGGAATAGTGCGGAATCAATCATCCAAATCGAGATTGATCCGGTATTCTGGCAGACCTGGTGGTTTCGCCTCTCAGTCTTGATGTCTATCGCGCTGGCCGTACTCGTCTTTTACCGCTTGCGCCTGCATCATCTAGCCAAACAGTTGAACCTGCGGTTTGAAGAGCGGCTCGCCGAGCGCACGCGCGTTGCTCAAGACTTGCACGACACCTTGCTGCAAGGGTTCTTGAGCGCGTCGATGCAGCTCCACGTCGCCGCCGATCATTTGCCCGAAGGGTCGGCGGCAAAGCCGCTAGTCAATCGCGTGCTCGACCTGATGCGGCAAGTGATCGAGGAGGGGCGGACGGCGCTGAAAGGTCTGCGTTCGTCTGATCGCGGCATTCACGATCTCGCCCAGTCATTCTCCGACATTCAGCAGGAACTCGCCCTCGAAGCGCGAATAGATTATCGCGTCAGCGTCGAAGGGCGTCCCAGGCCCTTACACCCTGTCATCCGCGATGAAGTCTACCGCATCGGTCGCGAAGCCGTGGTCAATGCGTTTCGTCACTCCCGTGCCGACACCATCGAAGTTGTGCTCGAATACGCGTCGAAACAGTTAAGAATGCACATCCGCGATAACGGCTGTGGGATTGATCCGCAGGTGCTCAACACAGGGCGCGAAGGGCACTGGGGACTTTCAGGCATGCGCGAGCGGGCCGAAGAGATTGGTGCGAGGCTGAGACTCTTTAGCGCCGCCGACGCCGGTACGGAAGTCGAACTCCTCATCCCCGGCCATATCGCCTTTGAAACTTTGCCCTCTGACCGCCGCCGGTGGGTCGCCAGATTGATTGCGCTAAAAACAAGGCCGGAAAAGGCAAAAGCCAAACGGCAAGGAAAGTAG
- a CDS encoding sigma-54 dependent transcriptional regulator, with protein MTDSKIMVIESARPVIASLISRQGFQVLHSSDCADALKLLSSLIPDVAIISVPPGKAKPALEFVRQVRALKMEVPIVLAVAESSEEMAIEALNAGVNRYLKPPLSDQQIITILAELLSGDREPIAKIEQSCALRWGERLIGNSPAVCDLRALINKLRKWTSNVLITGETGTGKELVAELIHANSPRSNKPFVCLNSAAIPDSLLESELFGHEKGAFTGAQYAYQGKLALANTGTIFFDEIGDISSSVQAKLLRALDGKEIYRLGSNKPLPLSVRILAATNQDLDAAVEQKRFRQDLYYRLNVIRMQLPSLKDRTEDIPKLLTYYVKAMNQSFSMHVEGFTGEAMNLLMSHSWPGNVRELKNVVEAIFVNLQGRIIDIVDLPEQVKKHISEITSANPNERELMIQALVATNWNKTRAADKLHWSRMTLYRKMNRYKILRSTDLP; from the coding sequence ATGACTGATTCCAAAATCATGGTCATTGAATCTGCACGCCCGGTCATAGCAAGCCTGATTTCACGGCAAGGCTTTCAGGTATTGCATTCCTCGGATTGCGCCGACGCGTTGAAGCTCCTCTCTTCCTTGATACCCGACGTGGCTATTATCAGCGTGCCGCCGGGCAAGGCCAAGCCAGCGCTCGAATTCGTCCGCCAGGTCCGTGCGTTGAAAATGGAAGTCCCTATCGTATTGGCCGTGGCCGAGAGTTCCGAGGAGATGGCGATTGAGGCCCTGAACGCCGGAGTAAATCGTTATCTTAAACCTCCACTTTCCGATCAACAGATCATAACGATCCTCGCGGAGTTACTTTCCGGCGATAGAGAACCCATCGCCAAAATTGAGCAGAGTTGCGCATTACGATGGGGCGAGCGGCTGATCGGTAATAGCCCGGCGGTTTGTGACTTGCGGGCTCTCATTAACAAATTGCGCAAGTGGACAAGCAATGTCTTGATTACGGGCGAAACGGGCACGGGCAAAGAGCTCGTAGCCGAGTTGATTCACGCAAACAGCCCCCGCTCCAACAAGCCTTTTGTCTGCTTGAACAGTGCAGCCATTCCCGATTCGTTGCTCGAAAGCGAGCTCTTCGGGCATGAGAAGGGAGCTTTTACCGGAGCGCAATACGCTTACCAAGGCAAGCTGGCGCTCGCCAATACGGGGACGATCTTTTTCGACGAGATCGGAGACATCAGTTCCTCAGTCCAGGCCAAGCTGCTGCGCGCCTTAGACGGCAAGGAGATTTACAGATTGGGAAGCAACAAGCCCTTGCCTTTGAGTGTGCGAATCCTTGCGGCCACTAATCAGGATCTCGATGCAGCGGTCGAGCAGAAACGCTTCCGCCAGGACCTCTACTACCGCCTGAATGTGATTCGCATGCAACTGCCATCGCTGAAAGATCGCACCGAAGACATCCCAAAGCTGCTTACCTATTACGTCAAGGCAATGAACCAATCGTTTAGCATGCACGTTGAAGGATTTACCGGCGAAGCCATGAATTTACTTATGTCGCATAGCTGGCCGGGGAATGTCCGGGAGCTTAAGAACGTGGTCGAAGCAATCTTCGTCAATCTTCAGGGCAGGATAATAGATATCGTCGATCTTCCGGAGCAGGTCAAGAAACACATATCAGAGATAACCTCTGCCAACCCCAACGAGCGAGAGCTTATGATCCAGGCGCTTGTCGCAACGAACTGGAACAAGACGCGCGCTGCCGACAAGCTCCACTGGTCAAGGATGACTCTTTATAGAAAGATGAATCGTTACAAGATTCTGCGCAGCACCGACCTGCCCTAA
- a CDS encoding histidine kinase has translation MSSELETSTTSRLAWTGLLLLAVCGMLAGGCRTRQTNVGPFIEFTRVPLAEEGGPDKLDVIEGRVIGAHSELQIVLYARSGAWYVQPFANQTSTQIQPDSRWRSATHLGTEYAALLVEPGYQPPTVTDALPGEGNGVVAAAMVKGVPVFWQRWWFLLLCALAAMSALLALYSYRLHQSARRLNLRVEERLAERTRVAQELHDTLLQGVISASMQLHVAVDGLPEDLPARASLTHVLHVLGQVLEGGREALQRLRSSDSADSLDIEQVFSCIRQEFVAREQIDFRVTVEGRPRPVHPIIRDEIYRLGREAVAHALRRAHAEHVEVAVEYKARHLRIVIRDDGRGTDAQAPGSENDERRGLRKQAEAFGARLRVRGRPGAGTLVELTVPGYVAFPGQPANRSLSWLAGLYPLNARPGLSKPGKGGE, from the coding sequence TTGAGTTCAGAACTGGAAACATCTACGACAAGCCGTCTCGCCTGGACGGGACTTCTCCTACTGGCCGTTTGCGGCATGTTAGCCGGCGGCTGTCGCACTCGGCAAACGAACGTCGGGCCGTTCATCGAATTCACCCGCGTCCCTCTCGCTGAAGAGGGCGGCCCGGACAAACTCGACGTGATCGAAGGGCGCGTCATCGGCGCGCATTCCGAATTGCAGATCGTCCTGTATGCTCGTAGCGGCGCGTGGTACGTACAGCCCTTCGCGAATCAGACCTCCACGCAGATTCAGCCCGATTCCAGATGGCGGAGCGCGACGCACCTCGGAACCGAGTATGCCGCCTTGCTCGTCGAGCCTGGCTATCAACCGCCAACGGTCACGGACGCGCTACCCGGTGAAGGCAACGGAGTAGTTGCTGCGGCAATGGTGAAAGGCGTACCGGTCTTCTGGCAGCGGTGGTGGTTCCTGTTGTTGTGTGCGCTGGCTGCCATGTCTGCCCTGCTGGCGCTTTACAGCTATCGGCTACACCAGTCGGCTCGGCGACTGAACCTGCGCGTTGAAGAACGCCTCGCCGAGCGCACACGCGTCGCCCAGGAACTCCACGACACGCTGTTGCAGGGCGTAATCAGCGCTTCGATGCAACTGCATGTCGCGGTTGATGGCTTGCCCGAAGATTTGCCGGCGCGCGCTTCGCTCACCCATGTCCTGCATGTCCTGGGGCAGGTCCTTGAAGGAGGCAGGGAGGCGCTGCAACGTCTGCGCTCGTCTGACAGCGCTGACTCACTTGATATCGAACAGGTATTCTCCTGCATCCGGCAGGAGTTCGTCGCCCGTGAGCAGATCGATTTTCGCGTCACCGTCGAGGGCCGCCCACGGCCCGTGCACCCGATCATTCGCGATGAAATCTACCGCCTCGGTCGTGAAGCCGTAGCTCATGCGCTGCGCCGCGCGCACGCCGAGCACGTCGAAGTCGCGGTAGAATATAAAGCCAGACACCTGCGCATTGTCATCCGCGACGACGGTCGCGGGACAGATGCGCAAGCGCCAGGCTCAGAGAACGACGAGCGACGAGGTTTGCGCAAGCAAGCCGAAGCCTTTGGCGCGCGGCTCAGAGTGCGAGGCCGGCCCGGCGCCGGAACCCTGGTTGAACTGACGGTTCCAGGCTATGTTGCTTTCCCAGGCCAGCCCGCAAATCGTTCGTTGAGCTGGCTGGCCGGCTTGTATCCGCTAAACGCCAGACCGGGATTATCGAAACCCGGTAAGGGAGGAGAGTAA
- a CDS encoding ATP-binding protein has translation MLHALKPFWEAEALAGRQIRENVQATASEVDLRVNSLSTAFQLTDLERDLVLVCLLAELDFRYRRMLGYLQDDVSHKKPPVELLLQIMRPRAESLEEARAAFEPEGTLLSKRLLVLSGEDDNRATRSVRLDERIASYLLGSDGLDARLSNVVVRSAEAVKWDELLFDDALIAHLRHLADYVSLGKAILFFHGLRGSGREKAAHAICTQNGMQLLRVDVAAALQEQTRWEVIVDLAFREARLAGAAIYWADVDLLPQDEQASYRVDYLRRAAGNFQGLTILSATVAGESYAQFRTCLPLHVDFPVPHFERRRKIWLAYLPPEDELPNRNEIAETLAGAFQLNEGQVRDSVVSARELARRRDVFNPKVTSEDLYDACRKQAGRRLLGFARRIEPSRKLSLDDVILAETNKRQLKELLNRIRLRSRLYSEMKFGRSLAERKGLLVLFAGSSGTGKTMSAELLASEEGVDLYKVDLSAIVSKWVGETEKNLNRVFAEAEDSNALLFFDECDALFGQRGEIREAKDRWANLEVNYLLQRVEEYSGVVIMATNLRQNIDDAFLRRIQVIIEFPSPDSELRLKIWERSLPPPPHSDISEDDLRNVANRFAITGGNIRNIVIDAAFRALADHRAGITLRDLVDSIAREYQKIGKPITQGDFGKEFFGWVVADILSPPAEG, from the coding sequence TTGCTGCACGCCCTCAAGCCGTTCTGGGAGGCTGAAGCTTTAGCAGGCCGACAAATCCGCGAGAACGTGCAGGCCACGGCTTCTGAAGTCGATCTGAGGGTGAATTCACTCTCCACAGCATTTCAGCTAACCGACCTTGAGCGAGACCTCGTGCTGGTTTGTTTGCTGGCCGAACTCGACTTCCGCTACCGCCGCATGCTCGGTTATCTCCAAGATGATGTTTCCCACAAAAAGCCGCCAGTTGAGCTGCTGCTCCAGATAATGCGCCCGCGGGCCGAATCGCTTGAAGAGGCCCGTGCGGCATTTGAGCCCGAAGGCACGCTTCTGTCAAAACGGCTTCTTGTCTTGAGCGGCGAAGATGACAATCGCGCAACGCGGTCTGTTCGGCTGGATGAAAGAATCGCGTCATACCTTCTCGGCTCGGACGGCCTGGACGCTCGCCTATCGAATGTCGTGGTGAGAAGCGCGGAGGCGGTGAAATGGGATGAGCTACTGTTTGATGATGCGCTCATCGCCCACCTGCGCCACCTGGCGGATTACGTGAGTCTCGGCAAAGCCATCCTGTTTTTTCACGGCCTTCGCGGCAGCGGTCGAGAAAAGGCTGCGCACGCCATCTGCACTCAAAACGGTATGCAGCTTCTGCGCGTGGACGTGGCGGCGGCCCTTCAGGAACAGACGCGATGGGAGGTTATCGTCGATCTCGCGTTTCGAGAAGCGCGGCTCGCCGGGGCCGCCATTTACTGGGCAGATGTCGATCTTCTGCCGCAGGATGAGCAGGCGTCATATCGCGTGGATTACCTGCGGCGCGCCGCCGGCAACTTTCAGGGGCTAACGATTCTGTCCGCAACTGTGGCGGGAGAAAGTTACGCGCAGTTTCGCACCTGCCTGCCTCTGCATGTCGATTTCCCTGTCCCTCACTTCGAACGCCGCCGCAAGATATGGTTGGCCTATCTGCCGCCCGAAGATGAGCTGCCGAACAGAAATGAAATCGCGGAAACGCTTGCCGGGGCGTTTCAGCTCAACGAAGGGCAGGTACGCGATTCGGTCGTCTCTGCGCGAGAGCTTGCGCGGCGGCGCGATGTCTTCAATCCGAAGGTTACGAGCGAAGACCTCTACGACGCCTGCCGTAAACAGGCCGGTCGTCGCTTGCTCGGATTCGCGCGGCGGATCGAGCCCTCGCGCAAGCTCTCGCTCGACGACGTGATCCTGGCCGAGACTAATAAACGGCAGCTTAAGGAGCTATTGAACCGCATACGTCTGCGCAGCCGCCTCTATTCCGAGATGAAATTCGGGCGAAGCCTCGCCGAGCGCAAGGGCCTGCTGGTTTTGTTCGCCGGCTCGTCCGGCACCGGCAAGACCATGTCGGCCGAGCTGCTTGCCAGCGAAGAGGGGGTTGACCTGTATAAGGTTGACCTTTCCGCCATCGTGAGCAAGTGGGTGGGAGAGACTGAAAAGAACCTCAACCGAGTATTTGCGGAAGCTGAGGACTCAAACGCGCTGCTGTTCTTTGACGAATGCGACGCCCTGTTCGGGCAGCGCGGCGAGATCAGAGAGGCGAAAGACCGGTGGGCCAACCTCGAAGTGAATTACCTTTTACAGCGCGTGGAGGAGTATTCAGGGGTAGTCATTATGGCTACGAATCTGAGGCAGAATATCGATGATGCTTTCCTGCGTCGCATTCAAGTCATCATAGAGTTCCCTTCTCCGGACTCGGAATTACGCTTAAAGATATGGGAGCGGAGTCTCCCGCCGCCGCCACATTCAGACATCAGTGAAGACGATTTGCGAAACGTGGCTAACCGGTTTGCAATCACTGGTGGCAACATACGCAACATCGTGATCGATGCAGCCTTCCGCGCGCTGGCAGACCACCGTGCGGGGATTACTCTCCGCGACCTTGTGGATTCAATCGCGCGGGAATACCAGAAGATCGGCAAGCCTATCACTCAGGGAGATTTCGGCAAAGAGTTCTTCGGATGGGTTGTCGCTGATATCCTCTCTCCTCCCGCTGAAGGGTGA